In a single window of the Bradyrhizobium erythrophlei genome:
- the tcuA gene encoding FAD-dependent tricarballylate dehydrogenase TcuA, with translation MSEAAASTVDVLVVGGGSAALCAAIAARRSGVSVRMVEWAPAAMRGGNTRHARNFRLMHDRSAWYVPGTYSEDAFFRDLLRVTQGATDERLARALIRGSATIAQWLGDNGVRLQDPAAGAMPYSQRTAFFLGGGKAMINALYMTAAKLGVTISYDSEVVELAFGDARVCEADIAHGGGIERVLAKTMVVCSGGYQANFDWLRESFGAAADGFMIRGTPYVTGSVLRLLLDAGVRPVGDSSRCHMVAVDARGPKFDGGIVTRITAIPHGIVVDRDGRRFHDEGEDARKTHFARWGARIADCPGQIAYLIMDAKGLNRALPTALPPIRADTVAALATALGLDQAALETTIRDFNAAIATDDVPLTARCTSGLTPPKSRGAVALVDPPFAAYPMRPGVTFMHFGVAVDEQMRVLRNDGKPASNVFAAGMIMAANVLGDGYLAGLGVALSTVFGRLAGEEAARLAGR, from the coding sequence ATGAGCGAAGCGGCCGCCTCGACTGTCGACGTTCTGGTGGTCGGCGGCGGCAGCGCCGCGCTGTGCGCTGCGATAGCGGCGCGGCGCAGCGGCGTCTCGGTACGGATGGTCGAGTGGGCGCCAGCCGCGATGCGCGGCGGCAACACCCGTCACGCGCGTAATTTCCGCCTGATGCATGACCGCTCGGCATGGTATGTGCCGGGCACCTATAGCGAGGACGCGTTCTTCAGGGACCTGCTCCGCGTCACGCAAGGCGCGACCGATGAGCGACTGGCGCGCGCGTTGATCCGCGGCTCCGCCACAATCGCTCAATGGCTCGGCGACAACGGCGTGCGTCTGCAGGATCCGGCAGCGGGCGCGATGCCCTACTCGCAGCGCACCGCATTCTTCCTCGGCGGTGGCAAGGCAATGATCAACGCGCTCTACATGACCGCGGCGAAACTCGGCGTGACGATCAGCTATGACAGCGAAGTGGTCGAACTTGCTTTCGGCGACGCTCGGGTTTGCGAAGCCGACATCGCTCATGGCGGCGGCATCGAACGGGTCCTGGCGAAGACAATGGTTGTGTGCTCGGGCGGCTATCAGGCCAATTTCGACTGGCTGCGCGAAAGTTTTGGCGCCGCCGCCGACGGTTTTATGATCCGCGGAACGCCCTATGTTACCGGCTCGGTATTACGCCTGCTGCTCGACGCCGGCGTGAGGCCGGTCGGCGATTCCTCGCGCTGCCACATGGTTGCGGTCGACGCCCGGGGACCAAAGTTCGATGGTGGTATCGTCACCCGCATTACCGCGATTCCGCACGGCATCGTCGTCGACCGCGATGGCAGACGATTTCACGACGAGGGCGAGGACGCCCGCAAAACGCATTTTGCCCGCTGGGGCGCGCGCATCGCCGACTGCCCGGGTCAGATCGCCTACCTGATCATGGATGCGAAAGGCCTTAACCGCGCCTTGCCAACGGCGCTGCCGCCGATCCGGGCCGACACCGTCGCCGCACTCGCGACGGCGCTTGGGCTTGATCAAGCGGCGCTGGAAACGACGATACGAGACTTCAATGCCGCGATCGCCACCGACGATGTGCCGCTAACCGCGCGTTGTACCAGCGGGCTAACCCCGCCGAAATCGCGCGGCGCGGTCGCGCTCGTGGACCCGCCGTTTGCCGCCTATCCGATGCGGCCGGGCGTGACGTTCATGCATTTCGGTGTCGCCGTCGATGAACAAATGCGGGTTTTGAGAAATGATGGCAAGCCGGCGAGCAATGTCTTCGCGGCCGGAATGATCATGGCGGCGAATGTGCTGGGCGACGGCTATCTCGCTGGTCTCGGCGTCGCGCTTTCCACCGTATTCGGCCGCCTCGCCGGCGAGGAGGCCGCGCGGTTGGCCGGAAGATAA
- a CDS encoding histidine phosphatase family protein, giving the protein MSEDHRLWLIRHAPVAGSRGVIHDSDVAADTSDDAAFSALRAKLPAEATQFASPSLRTLQTAAALGLRPTAEPNFREQNFGDWTGRRHGDLTRELGAAYRDFWRAPANSEPPGGESFADQIVRVRDGLARLPAGDVVLVVHSGTVRAALAIALEIAPEPALRFAIDPLSLTRIDRLTNGWRVVCVNC; this is encoded by the coding sequence ATGAGCGAGGACCATCGTCTGTGGCTGATTCGGCACGCGCCGGTTGCGGGATCCAGGGGCGTGATCCACGATTCCGACGTGGCCGCCGACACCAGCGATGACGCGGCATTCTCCGCTTTGCGTGCGAAATTACCGGCGGAGGCTACGCAATTCGCCAGTCCCAGTCTCCGGACTCTCCAGACGGCGGCCGCACTGGGGCTGCGGCCGACGGCAGAGCCAAACTTTCGCGAGCAGAATTTCGGCGACTGGACGGGACGCCGTCATGGAGATCTCACCCGCGAGCTCGGCGCCGCATATCGTGATTTCTGGCGGGCGCCTGCGAACAGCGAGCCACCGGGCGGCGAAAGTTTTGCGGACCAGATCGTCCGCGTGCGCGATGGCCTGGCGAGGCTCCCGGCGGGCGACGTCGTACTGGTGGTGCATTCGGGCACGGTGCGGGCGGCACTTGCCATCGCGCTCGAAATCGCGCCGGAACCGGCGCTGCGCTTCGCGATCGATCCGTTGTCGCTAACCAGGATCGATCGGTTGACGAACGGCTGGCGCGTCGTTTGCGTCAACTGTTGA
- the cbiB gene encoding adenosylcobinamide-phosphate synthase CbiB, protein MFDLSGRVLILIIAFGIEAVLAYPAAVFRAIGHPVSWIGALIAALDSALNRPNYSFAMRRGAGVGTVLLLLAGSLGAGVAIEAVAPAIPYFGFAIAVLVVAMLLAFGNLDQHVRAVSTALGAEGLDGGRRSIAKIVGRDPDALDEAAICRAAIESLAENASDGVTAPALWFLAGGLPGMIAYKAINTADSMIGHMSEHHRAFGWAAARLDDLVNLPASRLTGLIFVAAAAMVPGASAPSAWRAYRRDARLHRSPNAGWPEAAMAGALGLRLAGPRIYGGVLVHDHWMGDGRAEATALDVDRALMIYRVAFAGALLIVAALGLLVAWLRG, encoded by the coding sequence ATGTTCGATTTGTCCGGCCGCGTCTTGATCCTGATCATCGCCTTCGGCATCGAAGCCGTGCTGGCCTATCCTGCGGCGGTGTTTCGTGCAATCGGTCATCCGGTGTCGTGGATCGGCGCACTGATCGCCGCGCTCGATTCTGCGCTCAACCGGCCGAACTATTCGTTTGCCATGCGCCGCGGCGCTGGCGTGGGAACGGTGCTACTGCTGCTCGCCGGCAGCCTCGGCGCGGGCGTTGCGATTGAGGCCGTCGCGCCGGCGATTCCGTATTTCGGATTTGCCATCGCTGTCCTGGTGGTCGCCATGCTGCTTGCCTTCGGCAATCTCGATCAGCACGTGCGTGCGGTCTCGACCGCGCTCGGCGCCGAGGGGTTGGACGGCGGACGGCGCAGCATCGCAAAAATCGTCGGTCGCGATCCGGACGCACTCGACGAAGCCGCGATCTGCCGCGCTGCGATCGAGAGTCTTGCCGAAAACGCCTCTGACGGCGTGACGGCGCCGGCGCTATGGTTTCTGGCCGGCGGATTGCCCGGCATGATCGCCTACAAGGCCATCAACACCGCCGACAGCATGATCGGCCACATGTCGGAGCACCACCGCGCCTTCGGCTGGGCCGCGGCAAGGCTCGATGACCTCGTCAATCTTCCGGCGTCGCGGCTGACCGGGCTGATTTTCGTTGCCGCCGCCGCGATGGTGCCGGGCGCGTCCGCGCCGTCGGCATGGCGGGCTTATCGGCGCGACGCGCGGCTGCATCGATCGCCCAATGCCGGTTGGCCGGAAGCCGCGATGGCCGGCGCGCTCGGCCTGCGGCTCGCCGGCCCGCGCATCTATGGCGGTGTTCTGGTCCATGACCACTGGATGGGCGACGGTCGGGCCGAGGCGACGGCGCTGGATGTCGATCGCGCGCTGATGATCTACCGCGTCGCCTTCGCCGGTGCGCTATTGATCGTCGCAGCGCTCGGCCTGCTGGTTGCTTGGCTTCGTGGCTGA
- the cobT gene encoding nicotinate-nucleotide--dimethylbenzimidazole phosphoribosyltransferase, translating to MRTKASSAESNDLQIEPIDRSLEPQFRARIDGKAKPLGSLGRLEDLAVQLGLIWHPLVPRTGRAAVFVFAADHGIVAEGVSLYPASVTRAMVATYLAGRAGVNAFAKASGVDVQVIDAGVDGDIPAHPGLIDAKIRRGSRNAARESALTSREASDCLARGSSIVAASIDAGTDVVAIGEMGIGNTTSAALLMHRLAPVPLADCVGAGAGLDAAGIARKLAVAERAASRSDATSPLDVLAEFGGYEIAMMAGAVLGSAGRRRPVIIDGFIATVATLVAVRLQPAARGYCVFSHRSAERGHSLLLEVLDAKPYLDLGLRLGEGTGAVMAVPLLRAAAGILTGMADLSDVLAGTLETPAADRQHG from the coding sequence ATGCGAACCAAAGCGTCGTCCGCTGAATCGAATGATCTGCAGATCGAACCGATTGATCGATCGCTCGAGCCGCAGTTTCGTGCCCGAATTGACGGCAAGGCGAAGCCGCTCGGCTCGCTCGGCCGGCTTGAGGATCTCGCGGTCCAGCTCGGCCTGATCTGGCACCCGCTAGTGCCGCGCACCGGGCGCGCTGCCGTCTTCGTCTTCGCTGCCGACCATGGCATCGTGGCCGAGGGTGTTTCGCTATATCCGGCGAGCGTCACCCGCGCGATGGTCGCGACCTACCTTGCCGGACGAGCCGGCGTCAACGCGTTCGCGAAGGCGTCGGGCGTTGACGTGCAGGTGATCGATGCCGGCGTCGACGGCGACATTCCCGCGCATCCCGGCCTGATCGACGCCAAGATTCGGCGCGGCAGCCGCAACGCCGCGCGCGAATCGGCGCTTACCTCTCGGGAGGCGAGCGATTGCCTGGCGCGAGGTTCGTCGATCGTCGCGGCATCGATCGATGCCGGCACCGACGTGGTGGCGATCGGCGAAATGGGCATCGGCAACACGACATCGGCGGCACTCTTGATGCACCGGCTCGCGCCGGTTCCGCTCGCCGACTGCGTCGGCGCCGGCGCCGGTCTCGATGCGGCCGGGATCGCGCGCAAGCTCGCGGTTGCGGAAAGAGCGGCCTCGCGCAGCGACGCGACGTCGCCGCTCGACGTGCTGGCCGAATTCGGCGGTTACGAAATCGCGATGATGGCTGGCGCGGTGCTCGGGAGTGCCGGGCGTCGCCGGCCCGTGATCATCGACGGATTCATCGCGACCGTGGCAACACTGGTCGCAGTGCGGCTGCAGCCCGCGGCACGCGGCTACTGCGTTTTTTCGCATCGCTCCGCCGAGCGCGGTCACAGCCTGTTGCTGGAGGTGCTCGACGCAAAACCCTATCTCGACCTGGGGCTACGGCTCGGCGAGGGGACTGGTGCTGTCATGGCGGTGCCGCTGCTGCGGGCTGCCGCCGGAATCCTGACCGGGATGGCAGATCTCTCGGACGTCCTGGCCGGAACGTTGGAAACGCCAGCGGCGGATCGTCAGCATGGCTGA
- a CDS encoding cobyric acid synthase: MTARALMFQGTGSDVGKSLIVAGLCRLLATRGLSVRPFKPQNMSNNAAVTEDGGEIGRAQALQARAARVAPSVDMNPVLLKPQSEVGAQIVVQGRVFGNARAREYQSRKAELMPYVLDSFARIRAQCDVVLVEGAGSASEVNLRANDIANMGFARAADVPVVLIGDIDRGGVIASLCGTAAVVDPDDAKLIAGFIVNKMRGDPSLFATGMTFVAERTGWAPLGLVPHFRDAHRLPAEDVFGLRAPPTRAPDSGGRRVRVVVPVLPHIANFDDLDPLRLEPGVELVLLRDGASLPVDTELVILPGSKATIADLAALRACGWDADIIAYARRGGRVLGLCGGYQMLGHGIADPDGIEGPPGSAAGLGLLEITTELTGDKSLVAVQGRTVADDVAVAGYEMHIGRTTGTGTQRPLLRLDDGRLDGAVSADGRVAGSYLHGFFAGDAQRAAWLVRLGAPASSLAYEALVEQTLDALAAHLDAHLDVDKLLSLAR, from the coding sequence ATGACCGCGCGGGCGCTGATGTTCCAGGGAACCGGCTCGGACGTCGGCAAGTCGCTGATCGTCGCCGGCTTGTGCCGCTTGTTGGCGACCCGCGGCCTTTCGGTCCGTCCTTTCAAACCGCAGAACATGTCGAACAACGCTGCGGTGACCGAAGATGGCGGCGAGATCGGCCGCGCCCAGGCACTGCAGGCGCGCGCCGCACGCGTCGCGCCGTCTGTCGACATGAATCCGGTGCTGCTCAAGCCGCAAAGCGAAGTCGGCGCGCAGATCGTGGTGCAGGGACGGGTGTTCGGCAATGCCCGCGCGCGCGAGTACCAGTCCCGTAAGGCGGAGCTGATGCCCTATGTGCTCGATAGCTTCGCAAGAATTCGAGCGCAATGCGACGTCGTGCTGGTCGAGGGCGCCGGTTCGGCGTCGGAAGTGAATTTGCGCGCCAACGATATCGCCAATATGGGCTTTGCCCGCGCCGCCGACGTGCCGGTGGTGCTGATCGGGGATATCGATCGGGGCGGGGTGATCGCAAGCCTGTGCGGTACCGCCGCGGTGGTCGATCCCGATGACGCAAAGTTGATCGCGGGTTTCATCGTCAACAAGATGCGCGGCGATCCGTCCTTGTTTGCAACCGGCATGACGTTCGTGGCCGAGCGCACCGGCTGGGCGCCGCTCGGCCTGGTGCCGCATTTTCGCGACGCGCATCGGCTTCCGGCCGAGGATGTTTTCGGTCTCAGGGCCCCGCCGACGCGCGCGCCGGACTCCGGCGGACGCCGCGTGCGCGTCGTCGTTCCGGTGCTCCCGCACATCGCCAATTTTGACGATCTCGATCCGCTGCGGCTCGAGCCCGGTGTCGAACTGGTGCTGTTGCGTGACGGAGCGTCGCTTCCCGTCGATACCGAACTCGTTATCCTGCCCGGCTCGAAGGCGACGATCGCAGATCTGGCGGCGCTGCGAGCGTGCGGCTGGGATGCCGACATCATCGCTTATGCCCGCCGCGGCGGGCGCGTGCTCGGCCTGTGCGGCGGCTATCAGATGCTCGGCCACGGCATCGCCGACCCGGACGGCATCGAAGGTCCGCCGGGGTCGGCGGCGGGCCTCGGCTTGCTCGAGATCACGACGGAACTGACCGGCGACAAGTCGCTCGTCGCGGTCCAAGGCCGGACCGTGGCAGACGACGTCGCTGTGGCCGGCTATGAAATGCATATCGGCCGGACCACCGGCACCGGAACGCAGCGGCCGCTGCTGAGGCTCGATGATGGCCGGCTGGATGGCGCGGTTTCGGCCGACGGCCGCGTCGCCGGTTCGTATTTGCACGGTTTCTTCGCCGGCGATGCGCAACGCGCGGCATGGCTCGTCCGGCTCGGCGCGCCGGCGAGTTCGCTCGCCTACGAAGCACTGGTCGAGCAAACCCTCGATGCGCTTGCCGCGCATCTCGACGCGCATCTCGACGTCGATAAGCTGCTCAGCCTCGCGCGCTGA
- the cobF gene encoding precorrin-6A synthase (deacetylating): MRKIFVIGIGVGDPDHVTIQAIKALNQVDVFFIPDKGTEKAALRDLRTTICERFIENADYRTIDVDIPQRATTGGYLAGVDQWHGRLADIYGRLFEHELEEGEVGGILVWGDPAIYDSTLRILKRVRAKGLALDFQVIPGISSVQVLAAKHCIALNRIGESVLLTTGRNLADGFPSEFGSVVVLLDGAQAFASLGEPDLDIFWGAYLGTEDEILISGKLADVKDEIEAVRRRAREQHGWIMDTYLLRKSDPDR; this comes from the coding sequence ATGCGAAAGATATTCGTTATCGGCATCGGCGTCGGCGATCCTGATCACGTGACCATCCAGGCGATCAAGGCACTCAATCAAGTCGATGTCTTCTTCATTCCCGACAAGGGGACCGAGAAGGCCGCCTTGCGTGATTTGCGAACTACAATTTGCGAGCGCTTCATCGAAAATGCGGATTACCGCACGATCGACGTCGATATCCCGCAGCGGGCGACCACCGGCGGCTATCTCGCCGGCGTCGACCAATGGCATGGCCGCCTCGCCGACATCTATGGCCGCCTGTTCGAGCACGAGCTTGAAGAAGGAGAAGTCGGCGGCATCCTGGTGTGGGGCGATCCCGCGATCTACGACAGTACGCTGCGGATTCTCAAACGCGTGCGCGCCAAAGGGCTCGCGCTGGACTTTCAGGTGATTCCCGGGATCAGCAGCGTGCAGGTTTTGGCGGCTAAACATTGCATCGCCTTGAATCGAATCGGGGAAAGTGTGCTGTTGACCACCGGACGCAACCTCGCCGACGGTTTCCCGAGCGAATTCGGCAGCGTGGTCGTATTGCTCGACGGCGCACAGGCTTTTGCGAGCCTGGGCGAACCGGACCTCGATATCTTCTGGGGGGCCTATCTTGGAACCGAAGACGAAATCCTGATTTCAGGTAAACTCGCTGACGTCAAAGACGAGATCGAGGCGGTGCGCCGGCGCGCGCGTGAACAGCACGGCTGGATCATGGATACGTACCTGCTGCGCAAATCCGATCCCGACAGATGA
- the cobD gene encoding threonine-phosphate decarboxylase CobD codes for MHLKDETRETAAELRIHGGRIDTAALLYPSAPQPWIDLSTGINPIAWPVPQIPLARYQRLPLAREMAQMTAAAAEAYGLPANAAIVPVSGSELAIRLLPRMIGAGRVGILTPTYGSHGAAWRDAGAEVHELVALPDPNTHELQTLIVVNPNNPDGRAIARADLAAFAQAWTADARRLIVDEAFADVRPDVSLLAMPELPVGVVVLRSLGKFFGLAGLRVGFVVVHEPEAAAWRQLLGDWPVSGPACEIAALALRDAAWIAKARGRLAADRRRLDGTLGRAGLKLLGGTDLFGLFEGSDGIDLLDHFARAGILIRGFSAPAGRYRFGLPADEAAWRRLEAACGTLAA; via the coding sequence ATGCACCTAAAGGATGAGACCCGGGAGACGGCGGCCGAGCTTCGCATTCACGGCGGCCGAATCGATACGGCGGCGCTACTCTATCCGTCGGCGCCCCAACCGTGGATCGATCTGTCGACCGGGATCAACCCTATCGCCTGGCCGGTGCCACAGATACCGCTCGCCCGGTATCAGCGCCTGCCGCTCGCGCGCGAAATGGCGCAGATGACCGCCGCGGCCGCCGAGGCCTACGGGCTTCCGGCGAACGCTGCGATCGTCCCGGTCTCCGGGAGCGAGCTCGCGATCCGCTTATTGCCGCGCATGATCGGCGCTGGCCGCGTCGGCATCCTGACGCCGACCTATGGCTCGCACGGCGCGGCCTGGCGCGACGCAGGCGCCGAGGTGCATGAACTCGTCGCGCTGCCGGACCCAAATACTCACGAGCTTCAGACCCTGATCGTGGTCAATCCCAACAATCCGGACGGGCGCGCGATCGCGCGCGCCGATCTCGCAGCTTTCGCCCAGGCGTGGACCGCTGACGCGCGAAGGCTGATTGTCGATGAGGCTTTTGCCGACGTGCGGCCCGATGTTTCGTTGCTGGCGATGCCGGAACTGCCGGTCGGCGTCGTGGTGCTGCGCTCGCTCGGCAAGTTTTTCGGTCTCGCGGGACTGCGCGTCGGCTTCGTTGTCGTCCACGAACCGGAAGCGGCGGCTTGGCGCCAGCTGCTCGGCGATTGGCCGGTATCCGGCCCGGCTTGCGAGATCGCGGCGCTGGCGCTGCGCGACGCGGCATGGATCGCGAAGGCGCGGGGGCGCCTTGCCGCTGATCGAAGACGGCTCGACGGCACCCTCGGCCGCGCGGGCCTGAAACTGCTTGGCGGCACCGATCTTTTCGGTCTGTTTGAAGGCTCCGATGGAATCGACTTGCTCGACCATTTCGCCCGTGCCGGGATCTTGATCCGAGGCTTTTCCGCGCCGGCAGGGCGCTATCGGTTTGGACTTCCGGCCGACGAAGCCGCGTGGCGGCGGCTTGAGGCTGCCTGCGGTACGCTGGCGGCTTGA
- the cobS gene encoding adenosylcobinamide-GDP ribazoletransferase: MADGRRLQRAAEMMARRIAAIAGDWIDDLRLATGLLTRVPMPHLGGVMPAGLARAQRAFPLVGAVIGLVVGLADLSLLGIGIPPLVAATLALGAGAALTGALHEDGLADVGDGFGGGRDRATKLLIMRDSRLGTYGAIILLVSFSARLSALASLPAVAIVPGLVVAHALGRAAIPVLAARMPFARDDGLGKSAGRPEAASAITAIIIAAVIALLCLSGKEALLALAVTVAGAAAMALLAWRQIGGVTGDVFGATEQVAETAVLIMLAARLS, encoded by the coding sequence ATGGCTGATGGTCGCCGGCTGCAGCGTGCGGCTGAAATGATGGCGCGCCGGATCGCCGCCATTGCCGGGGACTGGATCGACGATCTTCGCCTCGCCACCGGCCTGCTGACGCGGGTGCCGATGCCGCATCTGGGCGGTGTGATGCCTGCTGGTCTGGCGCGCGCCCAGCGCGCGTTCCCGCTAGTCGGCGCGGTAATCGGCCTGGTCGTCGGGCTCGCCGATCTGTCGTTGCTGGGGATAGGCATTCCACCGTTAGTAGCGGCGACGCTTGCGCTGGGCGCCGGCGCGGCGTTGACCGGCGCTCTGCACGAGGACGGCCTCGCCGACGTCGGCGACGGGTTTGGCGGTGGCCGCGATCGGGCTACGAAGCTTTTGATCATGCGCGACAGCCGGCTCGGCACCTACGGCGCGATTATTTTGCTCGTCAGCTTTTCGGCGAGGTTGTCGGCGCTGGCGAGTTTGCCTGCGGTCGCGATTGTTCCGGGCCTCGTGGTAGCGCACGCGCTCGGCAGGGCAGCTATTCCCGTACTCGCGGCGCGCATGCCGTTCGCCCGCGACGACGGGCTCGGCAAATCTGCGGGACGGCCCGAGGCGGCAAGCGCTATAACGGCGATCATCATCGCCGCCGTGATCGCATTGCTGTGCCTGTCGGGGAAGGAGGCATTGCTGGCGCTGGCGGTAACGGTCGCAGGGGCGGCGGCGATGGCGCTGCTGGCATGGCGCCAGATCGGTGGCGTGACCGGCGACGTGTTCGGTGCAACCGAGCAGGTCGCGGAAACCGCGGTGCTGATCATGCTCGCCGCCCGGCTGTCGTGA
- a CDS encoding bifunctional adenosylcobinamide kinase/adenosylcobinamide-phosphate guanylyltransferase, whose protein sequence is MADLIFLTGPTRSGKSRRAVEIAQAWGEGVVFIATYRSDASDAEMLERVRRHRAERPAVWRTLEAPADIAQGLANLRPAPSGAVIDSIVLWLADRLGQDDANLIAAWERQLDGFRAAPHPVIVVGDEIGWGPVPMDKELRRFRDLLGLLGQRTAARASEAWLMVAGCSVRLK, encoded by the coding sequence ATGGCTGATTTGATTTTCCTCACCGGACCGACACGCAGCGGCAAGAGTCGCCGCGCGGTTGAGATCGCGCAAGCGTGGGGCGAAGGCGTGGTGTTCATCGCGACCTATCGGTCCGACGCGAGCGATGCCGAAATGCTCGAGCGTGTGCGGCGCCACCGTGCCGAGCGCCCGGCCGTGTGGCGGACGCTCGAGGCGCCCGCCGACATCGCGCAGGGGCTCGCCAATTTGCGGCCGGCGCCCTCCGGCGCGGTGATCGACAGTATCGTGCTGTGGCTGGCCGATCGCCTCGGTCAGGACGATGCGAACCTTATCGCCGCGTGGGAGCGCCAGCTTGATGGCTTCCGCGCGGCCCCGCATCCGGTCATAGTGGTCGGCGACGAGATTGGCTGGGGACCGGTGCCGATGGACAAGGAGTTACGCCGCTTTCGCGATCTGCTCGGCCTGCTCGGCCAGCGCACTGCGGCGCGGGCTTCTGAGGCATGGCTGATGGTCGCCGGCTGCAGCGTGCGGCTGAAATGA